In Rheinheimera sp. MM224, one DNA window encodes the following:
- the uxaC gene encoding glucuronate isomerase: protein MANFKPLILDQDRLFPADPTVRAIARRLYAGIKDLPIVSPHGHTDPSWFASNANFDNATSLLLLPDHYVFRMLYSQGISLESLGIRTKDGTPVETDYRKIFHTFAQNYHLFRGTPSRIWLDSVFHDVFGLEHALNSDTADLYYDSINEQLVKPEFKPRALLDKFNIELIATTEGAVNSLKHHAALKGTGYEKRVITTFRPDDVIDADRADFLANIKKLAEQTGQDTHSWQGYLQALRIRRQFFRDHGATATDHGHPTAKTANLSEHEASSLFQLCLSGIASKEQTELFRGQMLTEMAGMSIEDGMTMQIHPGAFRNHNPSIFERFGADKGADIPSPTEFVSNLKPLLDKYGNNAALKIILFTLDETTYARELAPLAGHYPALKLGPAWWFHDSPEGMLRFRHQVTETAGFYNTVGFNDDTRAFLSIPARHDVARRIDCRFLAGLVAEHRLNEDEAHELAQQLTYQLVKQAYQLD, encoded by the coding sequence ATGGCCAACTTTAAACCTTTAATACTTGATCAAGACAGATTATTTCCGGCCGATCCAACAGTTCGCGCCATAGCCAGACGTTTGTATGCCGGCATTAAAGACTTGCCTATTGTCAGCCCACATGGCCATACAGACCCAAGCTGGTTTGCCAGCAATGCCAATTTCGACAATGCCACCAGCTTACTGCTGCTACCGGATCATTATGTGTTCCGCATGCTGTACAGCCAGGGTATTTCGCTGGAATCTTTGGGTATTCGCACTAAAGACGGCACTCCGGTCGAAACGGATTACCGCAAAATTTTCCACACTTTTGCCCAAAATTATCATTTATTCCGTGGCACGCCTTCACGTATTTGGCTTGATAGCGTATTTCATGACGTCTTTGGTTTAGAGCATGCATTAAACAGCGATACCGCTGATTTGTACTACGACAGCATCAACGAGCAGTTGGTGAAACCTGAATTTAAGCCCCGTGCTTTGCTGGATAAATTTAATATCGAACTGATTGCCACCACCGAAGGCGCGGTGAATTCGCTAAAACACCATGCCGCATTAAAAGGCACTGGCTATGAAAAACGGGTGATCACCACCTTCAGACCAGACGATGTGATAGACGCCGACCGTGCTGATTTTCTGGCCAATATCAAAAAACTGGCCGAGCAAACAGGTCAGGACACACATAGCTGGCAAGGGTATTTACAGGCCCTGCGTATTCGTCGGCAGTTTTTCCGCGACCATGGCGCTACAGCCACAGATCACGGCCACCCTACAGCCAAAACAGCCAATTTATCAGAGCATGAAGCAAGCAGCCTGTTTCAGCTGTGTTTATCTGGTATAGCCAGTAAAGAGCAAACCGAGCTATTCCGAGGCCAAATGCTGACTGAAATGGCTGGGATGAGTATTGAAGATGGCATGACGATGCAAATTCACCCTGGCGCGTTTCGTAACCATAACCCGTCGATTTTTGAGCGTTTTGGTGCCGACAAAGGCGCTGATATTCCAAGCCCGACTGAATTTGTCAGCAACTTAAAACCTCTGCTGGACAAATACGGCAACAATGCCGCTTTGAAAATTATTCTGTTCACCCTGGATGAAACTACCTATGCCCGTGAACTGGCGCCTTTGGCTGGTCATTATCCGGCTTTAAAACTGGGTCCAGCCTGGTGGTTCCACGACAGCCCTGAAGGTATGTTGCGATTCCGTCATCAGGTCACTGAAACCGCAGGTTTTTACAACACAGTAGGCTTTAACGACGATACCCGGGCTTTCTTGTCTATTCCGGCCCGTCATGATGTGGCACGTCGTATTGATTGTCGCTTTTTAGCAGGTTTGGTGGCTGAACATCGCTTAAACGAAGACGAAGCGCATGAACTGGCGCAGCAGCTGACCTATCAGCTGGTGAAACAAGCCTATCAGCTGGATTAA
- a CDS encoding mannitol dehydrogenase family protein has protein sequence MSIDIPGLQPALLQQLQGKLKLPAYDPSATGIGIVHIGPGAFFRAHQAWYTDLALKYGGDWGISVVSMRSNDLAKALTTQQGLYSLVLLDKKTEYQVVGSIRELLVAAEQYEQVLQRLAAPSSYYVTLTITEKGYCLNTLGELDLTHADIQHDLETNVKARSAIGLLVQALALRFAANVPPFVVLSCDNLTDNGHKLRNALLTFARQKQPALANWLEQQLLCPCTMVDSITPATDEMLPKQLAAELGYQDNWPIKREKFCQWVIEDILPAHRPAWHQVGVTYTQDVKAFEKAKLRLLNAPHSALAYLGSLCGLDIVFDAMQQPKLRNFVQKLAQEEIIGSFHAPAELNPAEYSADIFQRFDNPAIRHLLAQIAWDGSQKLPMRVFPIILDNLASGRSIRLLSLVVASWLLFIRLRYQQQPDTALVDPLAAVLLGVAAQCRGDAAADTALFLALSAVFPAALQQSQTFKAELTAAYQQLCPLLLLPQGTDIAALLQDLVE, from the coding sequence ATGAGTATTGATATTCCAGGTTTACAGCCAGCCTTGCTGCAGCAGTTGCAAGGTAAACTCAAGCTACCCGCTTATGACCCTTCAGCTACAGGCATAGGCATAGTGCATATTGGCCCTGGCGCTTTTTTTCGGGCACATCAGGCCTGGTACACAGATCTCGCGCTGAAATACGGTGGGGACTGGGGCATTTCTGTGGTATCGATGCGATCCAACGATTTAGCCAAAGCTTTAACAACGCAACAGGGGTTATACAGTCTGGTATTGCTGGATAAAAAAACAGAGTACCAAGTGGTCGGCTCTATTCGTGAGTTGCTGGTCGCTGCAGAGCAGTACGAACAGGTGTTGCAGCGTTTAGCAGCACCAAGCAGCTATTACGTGACTTTAACCATCACAGAAAAAGGCTACTGCTTAAATACCTTGGGTGAGCTGGATTTAACTCACGCCGATATTCAGCACGATTTAGAAACTAACGTTAAAGCCCGCTCAGCTATTGGTTTGTTAGTACAGGCTTTAGCTCTGAGATTCGCCGCCAATGTGCCACCTTTTGTCGTGCTAAGCTGCGATAACCTGACCGACAATGGTCATAAACTTCGTAATGCCTTGCTTACTTTTGCACGACAAAAGCAACCGGCTTTGGCTAATTGGCTGGAACAGCAGCTGTTATGCCCTTGCACTATGGTGGACAGCATTACGCCTGCTACAGATGAAATGCTGCCGAAACAACTGGCGGCAGAGTTGGGGTATCAGGACAACTGGCCTATTAAACGCGAAAAGTTCTGTCAGTGGGTGATTGAAGATATTCTGCCAGCTCACAGACCCGCCTGGCATCAGGTGGGGGTTACTTACACTCAGGACGTGAAAGCTTTTGAAAAAGCTAAGCTGCGCTTACTCAACGCGCCACATTCGGCTTTGGCTTATTTAGGCTCTTTGTGTGGTTTGGACATTGTGTTTGATGCCATGCAGCAACCGAAGCTACGCAATTTTGTGCAAAAACTGGCACAAGAAGAGATTATCGGCTCTTTCCATGCGCCGGCTGAATTAAACCCGGCAGAGTACAGCGCTGATATTTTCCAGCGTTTTGATAACCCTGCTATCCGACATTTACTGGCTCAAATTGCATGGGATGGCTCGCAAAAACTGCCAATGCGGGTCTTTCCAATTATTCTGGATAACTTAGCCAGTGGTCGTTCTATTCGTTTATTAAGTCTGGTGGTGGCCAGTTGGCTGCTGTTTATCCGACTGCGTTATCAGCAACAACCCGATACAGCTTTGGTCGACCCGTTAGCCGCTGTGTTGTTAGGCGTTGCAGCCCAATGCAGGGGCGATGCAGCGGCAGACACAGCTCTGTTTTTAGCGTTATCTGCCGTATTTCCTGCAGCATTGCAGCAGTCACAAACATTTAAAGCTGAACTAACGGCCGCTTATCAACAGCTTTGCCCCTTACTTTTATTACCCCAAGGCACAGATATTGCCGCTTTATTACAGGACCTTGTTGAATGA
- the eda gene encoding bifunctional 4-hydroxy-2-oxoglutarate aldolase/2-dehydro-3-deoxy-phosphogluconate aldolase, protein MNSLSSLLKGGLLLPIIQAEQPAQAVAIAKAMQQGGVTAVEVVLRTAAALECISAIRAEVPELLTGAGTILSAKDATNAKAAGAQFLVSPASTPDLLKAMINTELALAPGVATPSEMAMALEMGLTELKFFPAHLAGGIDMLKALAGIFQQVKFCPTGGVHLNNLADFLALPNVFVAGGSWLSPKDLVLQQNWAAITDLTRQSVAIAEQSRVRHSQVA, encoded by the coding sequence ATGAACTCTTTATCTTCCTTACTCAAAGGTGGTTTGTTGTTGCCTATTATCCAGGCTGAACAACCAGCCCAGGCTGTTGCTATTGCTAAAGCAATGCAACAAGGCGGAGTCACAGCGGTTGAAGTCGTGTTGCGTACTGCTGCAGCTTTAGAGTGCATCAGCGCTATTCGTGCTGAAGTACCAGAGCTTTTAACTGGAGCAGGTACTATTTTATCGGCTAAAGATGCCACTAATGCTAAAGCGGCTGGTGCGCAATTTCTGGTTAGTCCTGCCAGCACTCCGGATTTACTCAAAGCCATGATCAATACCGAACTGGCATTAGCACCAGGTGTGGCGACGCCGTCTGAAATGGCGATGGCATTGGAGATGGGATTAACAGAACTGAAGTTTTTCCCTGCGCATTTAGCAGGTGGTATTGACATGCTGAAAGCTTTGGCTGGTATATTTCAGCAGGTAAAGTTTTGCCCAACAGGTGGTGTGCACTTAAATAATCTGGCAGATTTTTTAGCCTTACCTAATGTGTTTGTCGCAGGTGGTTCCTGGTTGTCTCCTAAAGATCTGGTGTTACAACAAAACTGGGCAGCTATTACTGATTTAACCCGTCAGTCTGTTGCTATAGCTGAACAAAGCCGGGTGCGGCATAGTCAGGTTGCCTGA